A stretch of [Clostridium] scindens DNA encodes these proteins:
- a CDS encoding sigma-54-dependent transcriptional regulator, producing the protein MKNEKYRLLAIAPFKGFRDFFLQDIQRRNDIEADIYFATLRETEPLISTLDLSRYEAIICRGRSGRIIKEMSPIPVINVDFSSFDILRALQLAMLTTQKRIAFVSYFDLSDNIHFLCELLNYKAEIIVPPSPKNPEEMEALMNTLYYEEHISLFVGDGACVHCAKELNAESVLVTTGPESMQKAVSDAVEICEMRRSVIAENHFYKTVIEKSSLPLAIYNSSKELIYSGLFTSSYEDTIHDELRSRIPKLELHSHIKFVISSQEASWKATGDVFYHENSPYYLFHVSDSIPSVFAQTKYWHTIDYDTAKSSLPMVKGNLIYRDYWKKAQSVMAGKTPVVICGSPGSGRTIFSYALYASSPYKDSPLIEIDCFHLGEKQCQKIFKDDRSPLFENNYTILFKNLNALSASLQNEFCYYFENLDLTSRNKVICTFTGDMGDLIASEQFSQQLSYIISGFTIQLPTLNSRPELIVPIARSYLNELNQELPIQLAGFEPEALKLLESHHWEFGIAQFQTVLKQLAIQSNGRLITADNVRAFLQSLGPSDIAPVKDPTLDLSQSLNDITKDIINLVLQEENMNQTRAAKRLGISRSTLWKKLQE; encoded by the coding sequence ATGAAAAATGAAAAGTACAGACTGTTAGCCATCGCTCCATTCAAGGGATTTCGAGACTTCTTTCTTCAGGATATCCAAAGACGGAACGACATCGAAGCGGATATCTATTTTGCAACTTTGCGGGAGACGGAGCCTTTGATTAGCACTTTGGATTTATCCCGCTATGAAGCCATCATCTGCCGGGGACGATCCGGCAGGATCATCAAGGAAATGTCCCCAATCCCTGTGATCAATGTAGACTTTTCCAGTTTTGACATATTGCGCGCATTACAGCTGGCCATGCTGACCACGCAAAAAAGAATCGCTTTCGTCAGTTATTTCGACTTAAGCGACAACATCCATTTTCTCTGTGAACTGTTAAATTACAAGGCAGAGATCATCGTTCCTCCTTCTCCCAAGAATCCCGAGGAAATGGAGGCGCTTATGAACACCCTATATTACGAAGAGCATATTTCCCTCTTCGTCGGGGATGGCGCCTGCGTGCACTGTGCCAAGGAACTGAATGCCGAGTCCGTCCTTGTCACCACCGGCCCGGAAAGCATGCAGAAAGCCGTCTCAGACGCCGTGGAAATCTGCGAGATGAGACGATCCGTCATCGCCGAAAATCATTTTTACAAGACTGTCATCGAAAAGTCTTCCTTGCCGCTTGCCATCTACAATTCAAGCAAGGAACTTATCTACTCGGGGCTTTTCACCTCCAGTTATGAAGATACCATACACGACGAGCTGCGCAGCCGCATTCCCAAATTAGAGCTTCACAGCCATATCAAATTCGTAATTTCCTCCCAGGAGGCATCCTGGAAGGCGACAGGGGACGTTTTCTATCATGAGAACTCTCCTTACTACCTTTTTCACGTATCGGATTCCATTCCTTCGGTCTTTGCACAGACAAAATACTGGCATACCATTGATTATGATACCGCAAAATCTTCTTTGCCGATGGTCAAAGGCAATCTTATTTATAGAGATTACTGGAAAAAGGCACAAAGCGTCATGGCGGGAAAGACCCCAGTGGTCATCTGCGGAAGCCCGGGCAGCGGCCGCACCATATTCTCTTACGCCTTGTATGCCTCCAGTCCATATAAGGACAGCCCGTTGATCGAGATAGACTGCTTCCACCTGGGTGAAAAGCAATGCCAGAAGATCTTCAAGGATGACCGCTCTCCATTATTTGAAAACAATTACACGATTCTTTTCAAGAACCTGAACGCTCTATCCGCCTCGCTCCAGAACGAGTTCTGCTATTACTTCGAGAATCTGGACCTGACTTCCCGCAACAAGGTCATCTGCACCTTTACCGGAGATATGGGGGATCTGATCGCCTCGGAGCAGTTTTCCCAGCAGTTGAGCTACATCATCTCTGGCTTTACCATCCAGCTGCCCACCCTCAACTCCAGGCCGGAACTGATTGTCCCCATTGCCAGATCCTACCTCAACGAGCTGAACCAGGAACTGCCGATCCAGCTGGCAGGATTTGAGCCGGAGGCTCTAAAGCTTCTGGAAAGCCACCACTGGGAATTTGGCATCGCCCAATTCCAGACTGTGCTGAAGCAGCTGGCCATCCAATCCAACGGACGGCTGATCACCGCGGACAATGTCAGGGCATTCCTTCAAAGCCTGGGCCCATCCGACATCGCCCCGGTAAAAGATCCCACCCTGGATCTAAGCCAATCCTTGAATGATATCACGAAAGATATCATAAATCTGGTGCTGCAGGAGGAGAATATGAATCAGACCAGGGCCGCGAAGCGGCTGGGCATCAGCCGCAGCACCCTGTGGAAGAAACTCCAAGAATAG
- a CDS encoding aldehyde ferredoxin oxidoreductase family protein → MNLPIYLEINLSTKKVRRFKIDAEMFRYYIGGKTLAAKLLYDLTPAGIDPLSEEAMIIINTGPANGTGAPSSSRFNMTFKNVMTGGIASSNCGGNFGMMLKKAGYDGIILTGKSKAPSYIEILDGNVHVKEAGHLWGMDTEQVQKEFPRQYGTIVIGPAGENLVSFAGVLSGERVAGRCGAGAVLGSKNIKAVTVYGTKSPCIYNKEKFDQQIEKWVHFLQSHPMTGTSLPKYGSAGLVTKANATCSLPTRNFQKGFYEKAEDISGETLADTKLIKNMGCVSCPIRCERRVRVYDKDVKGPEYETVGLFGANIESADLDAINEINYIADIMGMDTISLGGTIAFAMELKERGIADFGVSFGDVTGLPEMIKKIARREGIYSELANGSKWLAEKYGAKDAAIHAKGLELASYEPRKSVGMGLGYATSNRGGCHLNGGYLALLESVGVLSADPLETKGKPELTVLMQNAMEAVSASGFCLFTAYSMIPSFLFRLGPSHWFTKLCGKLLIWVRPVLGVMWKFMPWILPFNSMFLLPHAEALKHITGLKMTTGRFMQLGERGYNIERLYNYREGLTVNDDSLPDRLTKVPQDKDPKSVVRLDKMLPKYYKVRGWKEDGTPSAAKLWQLKIHR, encoded by the coding sequence ATGAATCTGCCCATTTATCTGGAAATAAACCTATCAACGAAAAAAGTACGACGTTTTAAAATTGATGCTGAGATGTTTCGATATTACATCGGAGGCAAGACATTAGCGGCGAAGCTTCTCTATGATCTGACACCCGCCGGCATAGATCCGCTTTCAGAAGAGGCTATGATTATTATCAATACAGGACCGGCGAATGGAACGGGAGCGCCGTCTTCCAGCAGGTTCAATATGACGTTCAAGAATGTGATGACCGGAGGCATCGCATCCTCCAACTGCGGCGGGAATTTTGGAATGATGCTCAAAAAGGCCGGGTATGATGGAATTATTCTGACCGGGAAGTCGAAGGCTCCTTCCTATATTGAGATCCTGGATGGAAATGTCCATGTAAAAGAAGCCGGGCATCTCTGGGGGATGGATACAGAACAGGTACAGAAGGAATTCCCCCGGCAGTATGGCACCATTGTCATAGGCCCTGCCGGAGAGAATCTGGTAAGCTTCGCGGGAGTCCTGTCGGGCGAAAGAGTGGCCGGGAGATGCGGAGCCGGCGCGGTCTTAGGCTCTAAAAATATTAAAGCGGTGACGGTGTATGGCACAAAGTCTCCTTGCATCTATAATAAAGAAAAATTTGATCAACAGATAGAAAAATGGGTTCATTTCTTACAATCCCACCCGATGACCGGAACCTCCCTTCCCAAATATGGAAGCGCGGGACTGGTTACGAAGGCCAATGCCACCTGTTCCCTGCCTACCAGGAATTTCCAGAAGGGATTTTATGAGAAGGCCGAAGATATCAGTGGAGAGACATTGGCTGATACGAAGCTGATCAAGAATATGGGGTGCGTAAGCTGCCCGATCCGGTGTGAAAGAAGAGTCCGGGTCTATGACAAGGATGTGAAAGGACCGGAATATGAGACGGTGGGCCTGTTTGGGGCAAATATAGAAAGCGCGGATCTGGATGCGATCAATGAAATCAACTATATCGCAGATATTATGGGAATGGACACCATCTCGCTTGGCGGGACGATTGCATTTGCCATGGAACTGAAAGAACGGGGAATCGCGGACTTTGGCGTAAGTTTTGGCGACGTCACCGGCCTTCCGGAAATGATTAAAAAGATTGCCCGCAGGGAAGGAATCTATAGCGAGCTGGCCAACGGCTCCAAATGGCTGGCTGAAAAATATGGCGCTAAGGATGCCGCGATTCATGCCAAAGGATTGGAATTGGCTTCCTATGAACCGAGAAAATCTGTAGGCATGGGACTTGGCTATGCGACTTCCAACAGGGGCGGATGCCACCTGAACGGAGGGTATCTGGCGCTGCTGGAATCGGTAGGAGTCTTATCCGCGGATCCTCTTGAGACGAAAGGCAAGCCCGAACTTACCGTGCTCATGCAGAATGCCATGGAGGCTGTCTCTGCGTCAGGATTCTGCCTCTTCACTGCCTATAGCATGATTCCGTCTTTCTTATTCAGGCTGGGGCCGTCCCACTGGTTTACAAAACTGTGCGGGAAACTGCTTATATGGGTCAGGCCGGTTCTGGGCGTCATGTGGAAATTCATGCCGTGGATCCTGCCGTTTAATTCCATGTTCCTTCTGCCCCATGCAGAAGCGCTGAAGCATATCACCGGGCTTAAGATGACGACCGGACGCTTCATGCAGCTGGGGGAGCGAGGGTACAATATTGAGCGGCTTTATAATTACAGGGAAGGCTTGACGGTGAATGACGACAGCCTGCCGGACCGCCTTACAAAAGTTCCTCAGGATAAGGATCCGAAGTCGGTAGTGCGCCTTGATAAAATGCTTCCTAAGTATTACAAGGTCCGCGGCTGGAAGGAAGATGGAACTCCGTCGGCGGCGAAATTATGGCAATTAAAGATACATCGATAA
- a CDS encoding 4Fe-4S binding protein yields the protein MSYFITEKCIGCTLCKKLCPVGAVEGALKERHRINEKRCVECGVCGRACGQGAILDQDGKLAEQVPKNRWKKPVILREKCSACSMCVWNCTKDALKIADPSYRGDIRVFAELAAPERCVGCGICESACPLHAIYMKAGEAE from the coding sequence ATGTCTTATTTTATAACGGAAAAGTGCATCGGATGTACATTGTGCAAAAAACTGTGTCCCGTTGGCGCGGTCGAAGGGGCGTTAAAAGAGAGACATCGCATTAATGAGAAACGCTGTGTGGAATGCGGCGTCTGCGGTAGAGCCTGCGGCCAGGGAGCCATTCTTGACCAGGACGGGAAACTGGCAGAGCAAGTCCCGAAAAACAGGTGGAAAAAGCCGGTCATCCTGAGAGAAAAATGTAGTGCCTGTTCCATGTGTGTCTGGAACTGTACAAAGGACGCGCTGAAAATAGCGGATCCATCCTACCGGGGGGACATCAGAGTATTTGCCGAACTAGCGGCTCCGGAAAGATGTGTGGGCTGCGGAATCTGTGAGTCGGCATGCCCGCTTCACGCAATCTATATGAAAGCAGGTGAGGCCGAATGA
- a CDS encoding iron-containing alcohol dehydrogenase, with protein MLPTYYEFQNSTKILSGKNALENISYELSGLGASRPIVLSDNVLKKIGSLQKVLDAMESTGMEPAAIFTDIPSDSSVSVVNKIGRIYQEAGCDSIVAVGGGSVIDTAKGVEMLISQNVKDLLELQGCESMTRGSHIPFIAVPTTSGTGSEMTLVAVIKNIEKSVKMEFISNYLLPDAAVLDPRMTETLPPKTTASTGFDALCHAIEAYSCNQKNPLSDAYATAAIKLVVENIETVITDGKNRKARLAMANASTMAGAAFSNSMVGMVHAIGHALGGVCKVPHGDAMTILLPYCMLYNYKHVGDIYGELLLYLEGPDVYARTPAQKRCEATIKSVRRLERRLNQLCGLPMTLKAVHVDKKDFDAVAKTALNDGAMLANPAAVEYEDVIRILNQAYE; from the coding sequence ATGCTGCCAACATATTACGAATTTCAAAATTCAACGAAAATACTATCCGGGAAAAATGCCCTTGAGAATATTTCTTATGAATTGTCGGGCCTTGGCGCTTCCAGGCCCATTGTATTATCGGATAATGTTCTAAAGAAGATCGGCTCCCTGCAGAAAGTGCTGGACGCTATGGAGTCTACTGGAATGGAGCCGGCTGCCATATTCACGGATATCCCGTCGGATTCTTCCGTTTCGGTGGTGAACAAAATAGGAAGGATCTATCAGGAAGCCGGGTGTGACAGTATCGTTGCAGTGGGAGGCGGCTCTGTCATTGACACCGCAAAAGGCGTGGAAATGCTAATCTCCCAAAACGTGAAAGATCTTCTGGAACTTCAAGGCTGTGAATCCATGACAAGAGGAAGCCATATCCCATTCATAGCAGTGCCCACTACATCTGGGACGGGCTCTGAGATGACGCTGGTTGCGGTAATAAAGAATATAGAGAAGTCGGTAAAGATGGAATTCATCTCCAATTACCTGCTTCCGGACGCGGCCGTATTAGACCCGCGGATGACGGAGACGCTTCCGCCGAAGACGACAGCGTCCACAGGCTTCGATGCGCTGTGCCATGCGATCGAGGCATATAGCTGCAACCAGAAAAATCCATTGAGCGATGCTTATGCCACAGCCGCGATCAAACTTGTCGTGGAGAACATAGAGACCGTCATAACAGACGGAAAGAACAGGAAGGCAAGGCTTGCCATGGCAAATGCATCCACCATGGCCGGAGCCGCATTTTCCAATTCCATGGTGGGCATGGTGCACGCCATAGGCCATGCGCTGGGAGGCGTCTGTAAAGTCCCCCACGGGGATGCCATGACAATCCTGCTTCCCTACTGTATGCTGTATAATTACAAGCATGTCGGCGATATATACGGAGAACTGCTTCTCTATCTGGAGGGACCCGATGTATATGCGCGGACTCCGGCCCAAAAGCGGTGCGAAGCAACCATTAAGTCCGTGAGGCGTCTGGAACGAAGGCTGAATCAGCTGTGCGGCCTGCCTATGACGCTGAAAGCAGTGCATGTTGACAAGAAAGATTTTGACGCAGTGGCAAAAACCGCCCTGAATGATGGGGCGATGCTGGCGAATCCGGCTGCCGTTGAGTATGAAGATGTAATCCGGATACTGAATCAGGCCTATGAATAA
- a CDS encoding cold-shock protein, whose protein sequence is MNNGTVKWFNSEKGYGFITGEDGKDVFVHFSAIMSDGFKTLEEGQAVTFDVEADPKDSRKLKAVNVCAA, encoded by the coding sequence ATGAACAATGGTACAGTAAAATGGTTTAACTCAGAAAAAGGATATGGATTTATTACAGGAGAAGACGGCAAAGATGTATTTGTACACTTTTCAGCTATTATGTCCGATGGATTCAAGACTCTTGAAGAAGGTCAGGCAGTGACTTTTGATGTAGAGGCAGATCCAAAAGACAGCAGAAAGCTGAAAGCAGTTAACGTTTGTGCTGCTTAG
- a CDS encoding pyridoxamine kinase, which translates to MTKKIAVINDLSGFGRCSLTAAISVHSAMGVQACPLPTAILTAQTGYPSYYCDDYTDKMEHYRTEWKKMGQHFDGIYTGFVAGEAQIRQIFNFIDTFDSPDTFLLVDPVMGDNGRTYSIFTPPLLSQMRRLAMRADIITPNLTEFCLLAEADYNKIASFAQIDQQLSAIRALGQSFCQDGPRDIVVTGINFMDANGTQQVGNLYMNHKDSFFCSLPYVGGSYSGTGDLFASCISAGMARGIPLPDIMQTAGQFLELAITDTVAEGIPRNDGVNYEKYLSCLIPECNHFFNHKEG; encoded by the coding sequence TTGACGAAAAAAATCGCTGTAATCAATGATTTGTCCGGATTCGGCCGCTGCTCTCTCACTGCGGCCATCTCCGTCCATTCAGCCATGGGCGTCCAGGCTTGCCCGCTTCCAACCGCAATCCTGACTGCGCAGACCGGCTATCCCAGCTACTACTGTGATGACTACACAGACAAGATGGAGCATTACCGCACCGAATGGAAAAAGATGGGGCAGCATTTCGACGGAATATACACCGGCTTTGTAGCCGGAGAAGCGCAGATCCGGCAGATTTTCAACTTCATAGACACCTTCGACAGCCCGGATACCTTTCTGCTGGTAGATCCGGTTATGGGGGATAATGGACGTACCTATTCTATCTTTACTCCTCCCCTCCTGTCACAGATGAGAAGGCTTGCTATGAGGGCAGATATCATCACCCCTAATCTTACGGAATTCTGCCTTCTGGCGGAAGCAGATTATAACAAGATCGCCAGTTTCGCACAGATAGACCAGCAGCTGTCCGCCATCCGCGCATTGGGCCAGTCGTTCTGCCAGGACGGCCCCCGCGACATCGTGGTCACCGGAATCAATTTCATGGATGCCAACGGGACGCAGCAGGTAGGCAACCTATACATGAATCATAAGGATTCTTTTTTCTGCTCTCTGCCTTACGTTGGCGGAAGCTACTCAGGCACCGGGGATTTATTCGCCTCCTGCATCAGCGCGGGGATGGCCAGAGGCATTCCTCTCCCAGACATTATGCAAACTGCCGGACAGTTTCTGGAACTGGCCATCACGGATACCGTAGCAGAGGGAATCCCCCGCAATGATGGCGTAAACTACGAGAAATACCTGTCTTGCCTGATTCCGGAATGTAACCATTTTTTTAATCATAAGGAAGGATGA